A region from the Lentimonas sp. CC4 genome encodes:
- a CDS encoding rhodanese-like domain-containing protein, producing MSIQTIEASTLSEIIAKGGNVIDVRTPAEFKSAHVIGAELHPLDKLDAAAYCKSVGTDAPVYILCQSGKRASMAAEKLAAAGHTQAIVVEGGTLAAIDAKLDIEYGKGAISIERQVRIVAGLMVLCGTLAGVFIHSGFLIVPGFVGTGLAFAGITDTCGMAMMLGKCPWNQ from the coding sequence ATGAGCATCCAAACCATCGAAGCCTCCACTCTTTCAGAAATCATTGCCAAAGGCGGCAACGTCATCGACGTGCGCACGCCCGCCGAATTTAAGTCTGCTCATGTCATCGGTGCAGAGCTCCATCCCTTAGATAAGCTAGATGCCGCAGCCTATTGCAAAAGCGTAGGCACCGACGCTCCTGTTTACATTCTCTGCCAAAGCGGCAAACGTGCGAGCATGGCCGCCGAGAAACTCGCCGCCGCTGGCCACACTCAGGCCATCGTCGTCGAAGGAGGCACACTCGCCGCGATCGACGCGAAGCTGGACATCGAATACGGAAAAGGTGCGATCTCGATAGAACGTCAAGTGCGCATTGTCGCGGGCCTCATGGTGCTCTGCGGCACACTTGCTGGCGTCTTCATCCACTCAGGGTTCCTCATCGTGCCAGGCTTCGTCGGCACCGGACTTGCCTTCGCAGGCATCACCGACACTTGCGGCATGGCAATGATGCTGGGCAAGTGCCCGTGGAATCAGTAG
- the purH gene encoding bifunctional phosphoribosylaminoimidazolecarboxamide formyltransferase/IMP cyclohydrolase: MQKTALLSVSDKSGLVPFAKALVEQHGYRLLSTGGTAKLLEKEGIPVTEVSDYTGFPEMMEGRVKTLHPKIHGGLLARRDKADHMAAAAEHGIDMIDLVVVNLYPFEETVAKPDVTFELAIENIDIGGPSMLRSAAKNHASVSVVVDAADYDRVLAAMGDDAALTTLRRELALKVFQRTSAYDGAIAKYLEGQVNEPNLGDISGIPSELDIQLPQVQSLRYGENPHQKAALYGSFFDCFEQLQGKELSFNNIIDITAATYLIGEFQKPTVAILKHTNPCGVASADTLVEAWEQAFVTDQQAPFGGIIVVNQTMDADLAAIISKIFCEVIIAPDFTPAAREIFGKKKNLRLMTVKGTLPADSLQEMRSVVGGVLIQDRDTMPDRPSDWKIVSKRQPTDEEMRAMIFGWNVVKHVKSNAIVYAGCERTLGVGAGQMSRVDSSKIAVWKAGEAGLPLDGSIVASDAFFPFADGLIAAAEAGAKAAIQPGGSVRDEEVIAAADERDMVMVFTGKRHFKH; encoded by the coding sequence ATGCAAAAAACAGCACTCCTCTCCGTCAGCGATAAATCAGGCCTCGTGCCGTTCGCTAAAGCACTTGTCGAGCAGCACGGCTACCGTCTGCTCTCCACTGGTGGCACTGCCAAGCTTCTTGAAAAAGAGGGCATTCCTGTTACCGAAGTGAGCGATTACACCGGTTTTCCTGAAATGATGGAAGGCCGCGTGAAGACATTGCACCCGAAAATTCATGGCGGTCTGCTCGCTCGCCGCGACAAAGCCGACCACATGGCTGCCGCTGCTGAGCACGGCATCGACATGATCGATCTCGTCGTGGTGAACCTTTATCCGTTCGAAGAAACCGTTGCCAAGCCAGACGTCACTTTCGAACTCGCAATCGAGAATATCGACATCGGTGGCCCTTCGATGCTCCGCTCTGCTGCGAAGAACCACGCTTCGGTTTCCGTCGTTGTCGACGCAGCCGACTACGATCGCGTGCTTGCCGCCATGGGCGACGATGCTGCGCTCACGACACTCCGCCGCGAACTCGCGCTCAAGGTCTTCCAACGCACATCCGCTTATGATGGTGCGATTGCGAAATACCTCGAAGGTCAGGTCAACGAGCCAAACCTCGGCGACATTTCCGGTATTCCTTCGGAGCTCGATATTCAGCTTCCACAAGTCCAGAGCCTCCGTTACGGCGAGAACCCACACCAGAAGGCAGCGCTTTACGGTAGCTTTTTCGATTGCTTCGAGCAGTTGCAAGGCAAGGAGCTCAGCTTTAACAACATCATCGACATCACTGCGGCGACTTACCTGATCGGTGAGTTCCAAAAGCCAACGGTTGCGATCCTCAAGCACACCAACCCTTGTGGCGTCGCCAGTGCGGACACGCTCGTCGAAGCTTGGGAACAGGCTTTCGTCACTGACCAACAAGCACCGTTCGGTGGCATCATCGTGGTCAACCAGACAATGGATGCCGACCTCGCTGCCATCATCAGCAAGATCTTCTGCGAAGTGATCATCGCTCCCGACTTTACGCCAGCCGCTCGCGAAATCTTCGGTAAGAAGAAGAACCTGCGCTTGATGACAGTGAAGGGCACCTTGCCAGCTGACTCATTGCAAGAAATGCGTTCGGTCGTCGGTGGTGTCTTGATTCAAGATCGCGACACGATGCCAGACCGCCCAAGCGACTGGAAGATCGTTTCCAAGCGTCAGCCGACAGACGAAGAAATGCGCGCCATGATCTTTGGTTGGAATGTCGTAAAGCACGTCAAATCCAACGCCATCGTCTATGCTGGTTGCGAACGCACACTCGGTGTCGGTGCTGGTCAAATGTCTCGTGTGGATAGCTCGAAGATCGCTGTATGGAAGGCCGGAGAAGCAGGTCTGCCGCTCGATGGTTCGATCGTCGCATCGGATGCATTCTTCCCATTCGCCGACGGCCTCATCGCCGCAGCCGAAGCCGGTGCCAAGGCAGCGATCCAGCCCGGTGGCTCCGTGCGTGATGAAGAAGTGATCGCCGCAGCCGACGAGCGCGACATGGTCATGGTCTTTACCGGCAAGCGCCACTTCAAGCACTAG
- a CDS encoding cation:proton antiporter has translation MIAILITVAFVCGLLARLIGLPPLIGFLAAGFIMRAAGVDAFPDIEKLGDFGVTLLLFTIGLKLKVKDLVKSEVWAGTSLHMLGTVVFFAVFLYAGKLLGLPILNELNVMTCVLAGFALSFSSTVFAVKSLEDKAQLAALHGTVAIGMLIMQDIIAVVFLAVSTGKMPTVWALTLVLLIPLRYVIGKVLDRTGHGELLILLGFFLALGIYGWFDAVGVKGDLGAIILGMMLASHPKSHELSKTLFGFKDVFLVAFFLSIGLSADLTMSAVGIALLLMIPLALKVALYAFTLIRFHLRPRSAILTSLALANYSEFGLIVGSIAVANGWLGNEWLVIIAVAVAVSFVIASPLNKKANDVADKVQSLLQRFETGRFHEAERPIDLAGVNVVIFGVGGVGRGAYDYYTEHTDMKVCGFDSCPDVVAKNVAAGRLVYQGDGTDINLLHRLENRDEVQLVLLAMADHRANLSVARVMGPRRLDVKVSATAKHDDEEAELKTLGVDAVYNFHAGAGAGFASNSNLLLETERG, from the coding sequence ATGATCGCGATTCTCATCACTGTAGCATTTGTTTGTGGCCTGCTGGCTCGACTGATCGGCTTGCCGCCGCTGATTGGTTTTCTTGCTGCGGGGTTTATTATGCGCGCTGCTGGGGTGGATGCGTTTCCTGATATTGAAAAGCTGGGCGACTTCGGGGTGACCTTGCTGCTGTTTACGATCGGTTTAAAGTTGAAGGTGAAGGATCTCGTTAAATCCGAGGTCTGGGCGGGCACGTCGTTGCATATGTTGGGGACGGTTGTGTTTTTTGCAGTGTTCCTCTATGCGGGCAAGTTGCTCGGATTACCTATCCTAAATGAGTTGAATGTGATGACGTGTGTGCTGGCGGGGTTCGCCTTGAGTTTTTCCAGCACGGTGTTTGCGGTGAAATCACTCGAAGACAAAGCTCAGCTTGCCGCGTTGCATGGCACGGTTGCTATCGGTATGTTGATCATGCAGGACATCATCGCGGTGGTTTTTCTTGCGGTTTCAACAGGCAAGATGCCGACCGTGTGGGCCTTGACTTTAGTGCTGCTGATTCCTTTGCGTTATGTGATTGGTAAGGTGCTCGACCGCACTGGGCATGGTGAATTGTTGATCCTGCTGGGGTTCTTTTTAGCCCTCGGTATTTATGGCTGGTTTGATGCGGTTGGTGTGAAGGGAGATTTAGGTGCCATCATTCTTGGTATGATGCTGGCGAGTCACCCGAAGTCGCATGAGCTATCGAAGACTTTATTCGGATTTAAGGATGTCTTCCTCGTTGCGTTCTTCCTGTCAATTGGGCTCTCAGCCGACCTGACGATGAGCGCGGTGGGCATCGCGCTACTGTTGATGATTCCATTGGCGCTCAAAGTAGCGCTGTATGCGTTTACTTTGATACGGTTCCACTTGCGTCCACGCTCTGCGATTCTCACATCGTTGGCGCTCGCGAACTATTCTGAGTTCGGGTTGATTGTTGGTAGTATCGCGGTGGCGAATGGTTGGCTCGGAAATGAATGGCTCGTCATTATCGCGGTTGCGGTGGCTGTGAGTTTTGTGATCGCTTCGCCCCTGAATAAAAAGGCGAATGATGTCGCTGATAAAGTGCAGTCGCTGTTACAACGCTTTGAGACAGGGCGTTTTCATGAAGCGGAGCGGCCGATCGATTTGGCTGGTGTGAATGTGGTGATCTTCGGCGTCGGTGGCGTCGGGCGCGGTGCGTATGACTACTATACCGAGCATACAGACATGAAGGTCTGTGGCTTTGACTCCTGTCCAGATGTGGTGGCTAAAAATGTCGCGGCGGGGCGACTCGTATATCAAGGTGATGGCACGGATATTAACCTGTTGCATCGTCTTGAGAATCGGGATGAGGTGCAGCTGGTGTTATTAGCGATGGCGGACCACCGAGCGAATCTTTCGGTTGCGCGTGTGATGGGGCCGCGTCGTTTAGATGTGAAAGTCTCAGCGACTGCGAAGCACGATGATGAAGAGGCCGAGTTGAAGACGCTTGGAGTCGATGCGGTGTATAATTTCCACGCAGGAGCGGGGGCCGGGTTTGCCAGTAACTCGAACTTGCTGCTAGAGACTGAGCGTGGTTGA
- a CDS encoding O-acetylhomoserine aminocarboxypropyltransferase/cysteine synthase — protein MTDQKTPGLGTLTLHAGHTPDAETGSRAVPIYQTTSYMFRDTDHAAKLFGLEELGYIYTRIMNPTTDVLEKRVAALEGGVAALAHASGQAAITSAILNIAGAGDNIVSSAQLYGGTYTLFKYTLPKLGIEVRFADAEDPSSFEPLIDDKTKAIYGDTVGNPKLNIFPFEEVSKIAKAAKLPLIIDSTVASPMVCRPLEHGANIVIHSLTKYIGGHGTSIGGIVVDGGNFDWGSGRFSEFTEPDPSYHGLVHWDVFKAFEPAGGANIAYIMKMRLQWLRDTGNCTSPFNSFLHLQGLETLHLRMERHCSNALKVAEFLESHDAVSWVNYPGLEGNAHNAAAKKYFDEGTFGAMVGFGLKGGLDAGRKFIDSLELFSHLANIGDAKSLAIHPASTTHQQLTPEQQESTGVTADFVRLSVGIEDISDLLADLDQALKV, from the coding sequence ATGACAGATCAAAAAACACCCGGCCTCGGCACCCTCACCCTACACGCAGGTCACACGCCTGACGCAGAGACAGGCTCGCGCGCCGTCCCCATTTATCAAACCACCAGCTACATGTTTCGGGATACCGACCATGCTGCTAAACTCTTCGGCCTCGAAGAGCTCGGCTACATCTACACCCGTATCATGAATCCCACTACAGACGTGCTAGAGAAGCGCGTCGCAGCACTGGAAGGCGGCGTCGCTGCACTCGCACACGCCAGTGGTCAAGCCGCCATCACCAGCGCTATCCTCAACATAGCAGGCGCAGGCGATAACATTGTCTCCTCTGCCCAACTCTACGGCGGCACGTATACACTTTTCAAATACACACTGCCGAAGCTCGGCATCGAAGTCCGCTTCGCCGACGCCGAAGACCCATCCTCCTTCGAGCCACTAATCGACGACAAGACCAAAGCCATCTACGGCGACACTGTCGGCAATCCGAAGCTCAACATCTTCCCCTTTGAGGAAGTCTCTAAAATTGCAAAAGCTGCAAAGCTGCCACTCATCATCGATAGCACTGTCGCCTCCCCAATGGTCTGCCGACCACTAGAGCACGGCGCCAACATCGTCATCCACAGCCTCACGAAATACATCGGCGGGCATGGCACTAGCATCGGCGGCATCGTCGTCGACGGCGGCAATTTTGATTGGGGCAGCGGTCGCTTCTCCGAATTCACCGAGCCCGACCCAAGTTACCACGGCCTCGTGCATTGGGATGTCTTTAAAGCCTTCGAACCAGCAGGCGGCGCCAACATCGCCTACATCATGAAGATGCGCCTCCAATGGCTACGCGACACCGGCAACTGCACCTCGCCCTTTAACTCCTTCCTACACCTGCAAGGCCTCGAAACCCTGCACCTACGCATGGAGCGGCATTGCTCCAACGCGCTCAAGGTCGCCGAGTTCCTCGAAAGTCACGACGCAGTGAGCTGGGTCAACTACCCAGGCCTTGAAGGCAACGCGCACAACGCAGCTGCCAAGAAATATTTCGACGAAGGCACCTTCGGCGCGATGGTCGGCTTTGGACTCAAAGGCGGCCTCGATGCTGGACGCAAGTTCATCGATAGCCTTGAACTCTTCAGCCACCTCGCCAACATCGGCGACGCCAAGTCGCTCGCCATTCATCCCGCCAGCACCACGCACCAGCAGCTCACCCCCGAGCAACAGGAATCCACCGGCGTGACCGCCGACTTCGTCCGCCTCTCCGTAGGCATCGAAGACATCAGCGACCTGCTCGCCGATTTGGATCAAGCGCTGAAAGTGTAA
- a CDS encoding DUF192 domain-containing protein: protein MKHRTYSVFTLVLTLLLGACAPQEPTIITESNDTYFPISIGGAPLQLQLALIQSEQSKGLMHRDSMPKDHGMLFLFQQAGPRAFWMRNTRIPLDIGYFDASGRLLEIHALYPYDENSVPSRSQEVLIAVETNRGWFARNNITPGAQIDLKALTQAIKRRGQSPANFQLQPAH from the coding sequence ATGAAACATCGCACCTACTCAGTTTTTACCCTCGTCCTCACTCTGCTGCTCGGAGCCTGTGCACCACAAGAGCCCACGATCATCACGGAGTCCAACGACACCTATTTCCCAATTTCAATCGGCGGCGCCCCACTTCAGCTCCAACTGGCCCTCATACAAAGCGAGCAAAGCAAAGGCTTGATGCACCGCGACTCGATGCCCAAGGACCACGGCATGCTCTTTTTATTTCAGCAAGCTGGACCACGCGCCTTCTGGATGCGCAACACCCGCATCCCACTCGACATCGGCTACTTCGATGCAAGCGGGCGCTTATTAGAGATCCACGCGCTCTACCCCTACGATGAGAATTCGGTTCCCTCACGCAGCCAAGAAGTGCTCATCGCGGTCGAGACCAATCGTGGTTGGTTCGCCCGCAACAACATTACCCCTGGCGCACAGATCGACCTCAAAGCCTTAACACAAGCTATCAAGCGCCGCGGTCAATCCCCCGCTAATTTTCAACTCCAGCCCGCACACTAA
- a CDS encoding M24 family metallopeptidase has product MKSKSSVIRVLYASSEQSADIYYLTKVFVPDPFLCFIVGNRSTVVVNRLEYGRVRAQSACDEVLLLETVQAQVAKALGIERVAVGPAEMMRYFAKLNKVRELEVPQDFPSVYYAKLVAAGLKVHIGSSPFFPARELKNDDEAKALKQGNAASAAGIRAAEAVLRASKIVGKRLKYKGRTLTSEWLHMLIGQACLEKGAVAQNTIVAGGPQGCDPHEAGHGPLKPNELIIVDVFPRVQATGYHGDMTRTFLKGRANDAQRALVGAVRDAQLAAISKVKSGVSGATVHGVAAQVFEDRGFQTERRGEGFVGFIHSTGHGLGLEVHEDPRVSTGAGRLRKGHVITIEPGLYYPEIGGCRIEDVVRVTKDGSEMLSSMHYKWELR; this is encoded by the coding sequence ATGAAAAGTAAATCCTCAGTTATCCGTGTTCTCTACGCCTCGTCGGAGCAATCTGCCGATATTTATTACCTGACGAAGGTTTTTGTGCCTGATCCTTTCCTGTGCTTTATCGTTGGGAATCGTTCGACGGTAGTGGTGAACCGTCTGGAGTATGGACGTGTCCGAGCGCAGTCGGCTTGTGATGAGGTGCTGTTGCTGGAAACGGTGCAGGCGCAGGTGGCGAAGGCGCTAGGCATTGAGCGCGTGGCGGTCGGCCCTGCAGAGATGATGCGCTATTTTGCTAAATTAAATAAGGTGCGTGAGCTGGAGGTGCCTCAGGATTTTCCGTCTGTCTATTATGCGAAATTGGTGGCAGCAGGCTTGAAGGTGCACATCGGGTCGAGTCCGTTCTTTCCTGCGCGTGAGCTTAAGAATGATGATGAGGCAAAAGCCTTGAAACAGGGCAATGCGGCGAGTGCAGCTGGCATCCGCGCTGCTGAGGCAGTATTACGCGCGTCGAAGATTGTTGGTAAACGCTTGAAATACAAAGGCCGCACACTGACTTCTGAGTGGCTCCATATGTTGATCGGTCAAGCCTGCCTGGAGAAGGGCGCAGTGGCACAGAATACAATTGTAGCTGGAGGTCCGCAGGGCTGCGATCCGCACGAAGCTGGACATGGGCCGCTCAAGCCGAATGAATTAATCATAGTTGACGTGTTTCCGCGTGTTCAAGCGACGGGTTACCATGGTGATATGACGCGCACCTTTCTTAAGGGGCGGGCAAATGACGCGCAGCGTGCGCTTGTGGGTGCAGTGCGGGATGCACAACTTGCAGCGATTTCGAAGGTGAAGTCAGGCGTGAGTGGCGCGACGGTGCATGGTGTCGCGGCTCAGGTGTTTGAGGATCGCGGGTTTCAGACGGAGCGTCGTGGCGAAGGTTTCGTGGGCTTTATTCACTCGACGGGGCATGGCCTAGGGCTGGAGGTGCATGAGGATCCTCGTGTTTCGACAGGTGCTGGGCGTTTGCGCAAGGGGCATGTGATTACCATCGAGCCCGGTTTGTATTATCCAGAGATCGGTGGTTGCCGGATTGAAGATGTGGTGCGTGTGACGAAGGACGGTAGTGAAATGCTTTCGTCGATGCACTATAAGTGGGAGCTGCGCTGA